In Rattus rattus isolate New Zealand chromosome 3, Rrattus_CSIRO_v1, whole genome shotgun sequence, one genomic interval encodes:
- the Sh2d2a gene encoding SH2 domain-containing protein 2A: MEFCLAQTCPQGNHEATSPTFSTFQPTNLTQGRCQDLGCGAKPSMQALREQEVQLSPRVTHTVASASAPGAAWVLGTVNREEEEPGKGELSLQAETRAWVQKTQAHWLLLKTAPLWFHGFITRREAERLLQPQPLGCYLVRFSESAVTFVLSYRSRTCCRHFLLAQLGDGRHVVLGEDSAHSQLQDLLQHYTECPLSPYGEMLTQPLARQTAEPAGLSLRAESDSGSKRQDPDTQHSLFIQQGQAHAQAPGHKEKVRASQQKKTSQASRPRPPIPAKPQLPLEAYTSPAPRPHQALPINPVYQEPDEPIAFYAMGRGSPGDAPSNIYAEVDGPREIPPIGHPTLRKCWSRPISGGQGKGVQEKKSSRRPAGRGSPS; this comes from the exons ATGGAGTTCTGCTTGGCCCAGACATGTCCCCAAG GGAATCATGAAGCCACCTCCCCAACCTTCAGCACCTTCCAGCCCACGAACCTGACCCAGGGGAGATGCCAGGACTTGGGTTGTGGGGCCAAGCCCAGCATGCAGGCTCTGAGGGAACAGGAGGTTCAGCTCAGCCCCAGGGTTACCCACACAGTG gcctctgcctcagccccagGAGCTGCCTGGGTCCTAGGGACTGTcaacagggaggaagaggaacctGGGAAAGGTGAACTGTCATTGCAAGCTGAGACCAGAGCATGGGTTCAGAAGACCCAGGCCCACTGGCTCTTGCTCAAGACTGCACCACTTTGGTTCCACGGCTTCATTACCAGAAG GGAAGCTGAGAGGCTACTGCAGCCCCAACCTCTAGGATGCTATCTGGTGCGCTTCAGCGAGAGCGCTGTGACCTTCGTGCTGTCCTACAG GAGCCGAACCTGCTGCCGTCACTTCCTCCTTGCTCAGCTAGGGGATGGGCGCCACGTGGTGCTGGGTGAAGACAGTGCCCACTCGCAGCTTCAGGACCTGCTTCAACACTACACAGAGTGCCCCCTCAGTCCCTACGGGGAGATGCTCACCCAACCCCTTGCTCGCCAG ACAGCTGAGCCTGCCGGTCTTTCCCTAAGGGCTGAATCAGACTCTGGAAGCAAAAGACAGGACCCAGACACCCAGCACAGCCTGTTCATCCAACAGGGGCAGGCCCATGCCCAGGCCCCAGGACATAAAGAAAAAGTGAGGGCCTCCCAACAGAAGAAG ACTTCCCAGGCATCCAGACCCAGGCCCCCCATTCCTGCCAAGCCTCAGCTACCTCTTGAAGCCTACACAAGTCCTGCTCCACGACCTCATCAGGCCCTACCCATTAACCCCGTCTACCAGGAGCCTGACGAACCCATAGCCTTCTATGCCATGGGGCGGGGCAGCCCTGGGGATGCTCCTAGTAATATCTATGCTGAGGTGGATGGCCCACGGGAAATACCACCCATTGGGCACCCCACCCTCCGTAAGTGCTGGTCCAGGCCTATCTCAGGAGGCCAGGGAAAGGgggtacaggaaaagaaaagctcaaGAAGGCCAGCAGGAAGAGGGAGCCCCTCCTGA